From the genome of Phreatobacter cathodiphilus, one region includes:
- a CDS encoding ActR/PrrA/RegA family redox response regulator transcription factor — protein MLPTESAAQTPQAALPADRTLLVVDDDKPFLQRLCRAMEARGFQVTAAESVADGLAAVAARPPAFAVVDMRLGDGNGLDVISALNEARPDARGVILTGYGNIATAVTAVKLGAVDYLAKPADADEVFAALLAVAGKTADLPENPMSADRVRWEHIQRIYELCSRNVSETARRLGMHRRTLQRILAKRAPR, from the coding sequence ATGCTGCCCACCGAGTCCGCCGCGCAGACGCCGCAGGCCGCCCTGCCCGCGGACCGCACGCTGCTCGTGGTCGACGACGACAAGCCCTTCCTGCAGCGCCTCTGCCGGGCGATGGAGGCGCGCGGCTTCCAGGTCACCGCCGCCGAGAGTGTCGCCGATGGCCTCGCCGCCGTCGCGGCCCGCCCGCCGGCCTTCGCCGTGGTGGATATGCGCCTCGGCGACGGCAACGGCCTCGACGTCATCTCCGCCCTCAACGAGGCGCGCCCGGATGCCCGTGGCGTCATCCTCACGGGCTACGGCAACATCGCCACCGCCGTCACCGCGGTGAAGCTCGGCGCCGTCGACTATCTCGCCAAGCCCGCCGATGCCGACGAGGTCTTCGCCGCCCTCCTCGCCGTCGCCGGCAAGACCGCCGACCTGCCGGAGAACCCGATGTCGGCCGACCGGGTGCGCTGGGAGCACATCCAGCGCATCTACGAGCTGTGCAGCCGCAACGTCTCCGAGACCGCCCGCCGCCTCGGCATGCATCGCCGCACGCTGCAGCGCATCCTCGCCAAGCGCGCCCCGCGCTGA
- a CDS encoding MmcB family DNA repair protein, which produces MSGFAAASLVPPADGRQSQRALAIARGTTRLLAALDFAVVPELALPSGRRADLTALSRNGTLWIVEIKSSVEDFRADRKWSDYRAHADRVLFAVAPDFPTGLLPEDAGLILADAHGAELVREGDAATLPAPTRKVMMLRFARAAAGRMTLLCDPGVRGLTDL; this is translated from the coding sequence ATGTCCGGATTCGCCGCCGCATCCCTCGTCCCGCCGGCCGACGGCCGCCAGTCGCAGCGGGCGCTCGCCATCGCCCGCGGCACGACGCGGCTCCTCGCCGCCCTGGACTTCGCCGTGGTGCCGGAACTGGCGCTGCCGTCGGGCCGGCGCGCCGACCTCACCGCACTCTCCCGCAACGGCACCCTCTGGATCGTCGAGATCAAGTCCTCGGTGGAGGATTTCCGCGCCGACCGCAAATGGAGCGACTATCGCGCCCACGCCGACCGGGTGCTCTTCGCCGTGGCGCCGGACTTTCCCACCGGGCTGCTCCCGGAGGACGCCGGGCTCATCCTCGCCGATGCCCACGGCGCGGAACTCGTGCGCGAGGGGGATGCTGCGACGCTGCCGGCGCCGACCCGCAAGGTGATGATGCTGCGCTTCGCCCGTGCCGCGGCCGGCCGCATGACGCTGCTCTGCGACCCCGGGGTGCGGGGGCTGACGGACCTCTAG
- the rpsO gene encoding 30S ribosomal protein S15 has translation MSISDARKAELIKEYATKAGDTGSPEVQVAILTERITNLTEHFKTHAKDNHSRRGLLKMVSARRSLLDYVKGKDEARYKSLIERLGIRR, from the coding sequence ATGTCGATTTCCGACGCCCGCAAGGCCGAGCTCATCAAGGAATACGCCACCAAGGCCGGCGACACCGGTTCGCCCGAGGTCCAGGTGGCCATCCTCACCGAGCGCATCACCAACCTGACCGAGCACTTCAAGACCCACGCCAAGGACAACCACTCCCGTCGTGGCCTGCTGAAGATGGTTTCCGCCCGCCGTTCGCTCCTCGACTACGTCAAGGGCAAGGACGAGGCGCGTTACAAGTCGCTCATCGAGCGCCTCGGCATCCGCCGCTGA
- the pnp gene encoding polyribonucleotide nucleotidyltransferase, which produces MFETHREEITWGGRKLVLETGKVARQAHGAVLATYGDTTVLATVVSNYEPKAGIDFFPLTVNYQEKYFAAGRIPGGYFKREGQPTERETLISRLIDRPIRPLFVEGYKNETQVIITTLSHDMENDPDVLAMVAASAALTLSGVPFMGPVGAARVGYIDGEYVLNPYVDDMKESKLDLVVAGTADAVLMVESEAQELSEEIMLGAVMFGHKYFQPIINAIISLADKAAKEPRDFTPPDHSALEKAMLDLVEKDLRAAYSIREKTARYSAVGEVKKKAIEAFAGEGEGKHDKQVVAGVFKELEAKVVRWNILDTGSRIDGRDLVTVRPIVSEVGILPRTHGSALFTRGETQAMVVTTLGTAEDEQFIDSLTGTYKENFLLHYNFPPFSVGEAGRMGRPGRREVGHGKLAWRAVHPMLPERHEFPYTIRVVSEITESNGSSSMATVCGASLALMDAGVPIKRPVAGIAMGLILEGERYAVLSDILGDEDHLGDMDFKVAGTAEGITSLQMDIKIAGITEEIMKVALGQAKGGREHILGEMAKALTSARAELGEHAPRIESFKIPTDKIREVIGTGGKVIREIVEKTGAKVNIEDDGTVKVASANGEQIRAAVNWIKSITQEPELGMIYEGTVVKVVDFGAFVNFFGSRDGLVHISQLANNRVGKVTDVVKEGDKVKVKLLGFDDRGKTRLSMKVVDQATGEDLEKKQKEAAAEEGDAAE; this is translated from the coding sequence ATGTTCGAAACCCATCGCGAGGAGATCACCTGGGGTGGTCGCAAGCTCGTGCTCGAGACCGGCAAGGTCGCCCGCCAGGCCCATGGCGCCGTGCTCGCCACCTACGGCGACACCACCGTGCTCGCCACCGTCGTCTCCAACTACGAGCCGAAGGCCGGCATCGACTTCTTCCCGCTGACCGTCAACTACCAGGAGAAGTATTTCGCCGCGGGCCGCATCCCCGGCGGCTACTTCAAGCGCGAGGGCCAGCCGACCGAGCGCGAGACGCTGATCTCCCGCCTCATCGACCGCCCGATCCGCCCCCTCTTCGTCGAGGGCTACAAGAACGAGACGCAGGTCATCATCACCACGCTCTCCCACGACATGGAGAACGATCCCGACGTGCTGGCCATGGTCGCCGCCTCCGCCGCCCTGACCCTGTCGGGCGTGCCCTTCATGGGCCCGGTGGGCGCCGCCCGCGTCGGCTACATCGACGGCGAATACGTGCTGAACCCCTATGTCGACGACATGAAGGAGTCGAAGCTCGACCTCGTCGTCGCCGGCACCGCCGACGCCGTTCTGATGGTCGAGTCGGAGGCCCAGGAGCTCTCCGAGGAGATCATGCTCGGCGCCGTCATGTTCGGCCACAAGTACTTCCAGCCGATCATCAACGCCATCATCTCGCTGGCCGACAAGGCCGCGAAGGAGCCGCGCGACTTCACCCCGCCGGACCACTCCGCGCTGGAGAAGGCCATGCTCGACCTCGTCGAGAAGGACCTGCGCGCCGCCTATTCCATCCGCGAGAAGACGGCCCGCTACAGCGCCGTCGGCGAGGTGAAGAAGAAGGCGATCGAGGCTTTCGCCGGCGAGGGCGAGGGCAAGCACGACAAGCAGGTCGTGGCCGGCGTCTTCAAGGAGCTCGAGGCCAAGGTCGTCCGCTGGAACATCCTCGACACCGGCAGCCGTATCGACGGCCGTGACCTCGTCACGGTGCGCCCGATCGTCTCCGAGGTCGGCATCCTGCCGCGCACCCACGGCTCGGCGCTGTTCACCCGCGGCGAGACCCAGGCGATGGTCGTCACCACGCTCGGCACCGCCGAGGACGAGCAGTTCATCGACTCGCTGACCGGCACCTACAAGGAGAACTTCCTCCTGCACTACAACTTCCCCCCCTTCTCGGTGGGTGAAGCCGGCCGCATGGGCCGCCCGGGCCGCCGCGAAGTCGGTCACGGCAAGCTCGCCTGGCGCGCCGTCCATCCGATGCTCCCCGAGCGCCACGAGTTCCCCTACACGATCCGCGTCGTCTCGGAGATCACCGAGTCGAACGGCTCCTCCTCCATGGCCACCGTCTGCGGCGCCTCGCTGGCGCTGATGGATGCGGGCGTGCCGATCAAGCGTCCGGTGGCGGGCATCGCCATGGGCCTGATCCTCGAGGGCGAGCGCTACGCGGTGCTCTCCGACATCCTCGGCGACGAGGACCATCTCGGCGACATGGACTTCAAGGTCGCCGGCACCGCCGAGGGCATCACCTCGCTGCAGATGGACATCAAGATCGCCGGCATCACCGAGGAGATCATGAAGGTCGCCCTCGGCCAGGCCAAGGGCGGTCGCGAGCACATCCTCGGCGAGATGGCCAAGGCCCTCACCTCGGCCCGCGCCGAGCTCGGCGAGCACGCCCCGCGCATCGAGAGCTTCAAGATCCCCACCGACAAGATCCGTGAAGTGATCGGCACCGGCGGCAAGGTCATCCGCGAGATCGTCGAGAAGACCGGCGCCAAGGTGAACATCGAGGACGACGGCACCGTGAAGGTGGCCTCGGCCAACGGCGAGCAGATCCGCGCCGCCGTAAACTGGATCAAGTCGATCACGCAGGAGCCCGAGCTCGGCATGATCTACGAGGGCACCGTGGTGAAGGTCGTCGACTTCGGCGCCTTCGTGAACTTCTTCGGTTCGCGCGACGGCCTTGTCCACATCTCGCAGCTCGCCAACAACCGCGTCGGCAAGGTCACCGACGTGGTCAAGGAGGGCGACAAGGTGAAGGTGAAGCTGCTCGGCTTCGACGATCGCGGCAAGACCCGCCTGTCCATGAAGGTCGTCGACCAGGCGACCGGCGAGGACCTCGAGAAGAAGCAGAAGGAAGCCGCCGCCGAAGAGGGCGACGCCGCGGAGTGA
- a CDS encoding alpha/beta hydrolase: protein MTLVPSRRAVPALLAGVAAGLVLPAAPALAQGLPTRDVAFGPDPRQRLDIYLPRGGASRRPVVFFIYGGSWSSGAKSTYGFVGEAFAGRGYVTVIADYRLVPEVRFPTFIEDGARALAFVRGSIARYGGDPGRLFLAGHSAGAYNAMMLALDPRYLARAGVPRQAVRAAAGLSGPYDFLPLEGRVTQAAFGNVRNPAETQPISFARRGAPRIFLGTGTADTTVLPRNTDALAARLGTAGVPVTVRKYEGVGHAGTVLALAPLLRWSSSVLDDVTAFFGA from the coding sequence ATGACCCTCGTCCCCTCACGCCGCGCCGTGCCGGCTCTTCTCGCCGGTGTGGCGGCCGGCCTCGTGCTGCCGGCTGCACCCGCGCTCGCCCAGGGCCTGCCGACGCGCGACGTCGCCTTCGGGCCGGATCCGCGCCAGCGGCTCGACATCTACCTGCCGCGCGGCGGCGCCTCGCGGCGTCCCGTGGTCTTCTTCATCTATGGCGGCTCCTGGTCGAGCGGGGCCAAGAGCACCTACGGCTTCGTCGGCGAGGCCTTCGCCGGGCGCGGCTACGTCACGGTCATCGCCGACTATCGCCTCGTCCCGGAGGTGCGGTTTCCGACCTTCATCGAGGACGGCGCGCGGGCGCTCGCCTTCGTGCGCGGCAGCATCGCCCGCTATGGCGGCGACCCCGGCCGCCTCTTCCTCGCCGGTCATTCGGCGGGGGCCTACAACGCCATGATGCTGGCGCTCGATCCGCGCTATCTCGCCCGCGCCGGCGTGCCGCGGCAGGCGGTGAGGGCTGCGGCAGGCCTGTCCGGCCCCTACGACTTCCTGCCGCTGGAGGGGCGGGTTACGCAGGCCGCCTTCGGCAATGTCCGCAATCCCGCCGAGACCCAGCCCATCAGCTTCGCCCGCCGGGGCGCGCCGCGCATCTTCCTCGGCACGGGCACGGCCGACACCACCGTCCTGCCGCGCAACACGGATGCTCTCGCGGCCCGACTTGGCACAGCCGGGGTGCCGGTCACGGTGCGCAAATACGAGGGCGTCGGTCATGCCGGCACGGTACTGGCGCTGGCGCCGCTGCTGCGCTGGTCGTCGTCGGTTCTCGACGACGTGACGGCATTCTTCGGGGCGTGA
- a CDS encoding malonyl-CoA decarboxylase, with product MTFVTDMLATVSRRSRELIGWKPAELQPRRAADVVALARALLSRRGEASGTALARDILDGYATLDAEQRVAVLRDFAEVFGADRAKLEAAITAYQADPTPAAAASLHAAAEPRRQELIRRLNLAPRGTAALVRMRDDLLAALPAHADLKVLDDDLVHLFSSWFNRGFLVVKRIDWSTPANILEKIIRYEAVHEIRDWDDLRRRLEPEDRRCYAFFHPRLDDEPLIFVEVALTAEIPAAIGPLIAEGGTPLAADDARVAVFYSISNCQTGLAGISFGSLLIKQVVEELKRELPKLTTFVTLSPVPGFAKWLAKERRTETGFLLEEERDLLNALDEPDWRADRARVTKVDRLLARCAARYFLTAKTTGNRPLDPVARFHLGNGARLERINAGADLSEAGLAQSHGVMVNYLYDLGRIEENHEAYAERREIVASPPVRKLAEARA from the coding sequence ATGACCTTCGTCACCGACATGCTGGCGACCGTCTCGCGCCGCAGCCGGGAGCTGATCGGCTGGAAACCGGCGGAGCTGCAGCCGCGCCGGGCGGCCGACGTTGTGGCGCTGGCGCGGGCCTTGCTGTCCCGCCGCGGTGAGGCGTCGGGCACGGCGCTGGCCCGCGATATCCTCGACGGCTACGCCACGCTCGATGCCGAGCAGCGCGTCGCGGTGCTCAGGGATTTCGCCGAGGTCTTCGGCGCCGACCGGGCGAAGCTCGAGGCGGCGATCACCGCCTATCAGGCCGATCCCACCCCGGCCGCCGCCGCCAGTCTCCACGCCGCCGCCGAGCCGCGCCGGCAGGAGCTCATCCGCCGGCTGAACCTGGCGCCGCGCGGCACCGCCGCGCTGGTGCGGATGCGCGATGACCTTCTTGCGGCCCTTCCCGCCCATGCCGATCTGAAGGTGCTGGACGACGATCTCGTCCACCTCTTCTCCTCCTGGTTCAATCGGGGGTTCCTGGTCGTGAAGCGCATCGACTGGTCGACGCCGGCCAACATCCTGGAAAAGATCATCCGCTACGAGGCGGTGCACGAGATCCGCGACTGGGACGACCTGCGCCGGCGCCTCGAGCCGGAGGACCGGCGCTGCTACGCCTTCTTCCATCCGCGCCTGGACGACGAACCGCTGATCTTCGTCGAGGTGGCGCTGACCGCCGAGATTCCCGCCGCCATCGGCCCGCTGATCGCCGAGGGCGGCACCCCGCTCGCCGCCGACGACGCCCGCGTCGCGGTCTTCTATTCCATCTCCAACTGCCAGACGGGCCTCGCCGGCATCTCCTTCGGCTCGCTGCTGATCAAGCAGGTGGTGGAGGAACTGAAGCGCGAACTGCCGAAGCTGACGACCTTCGTGACCCTGTCGCCGGTGCCGGGCTTCGCCAAATGGCTGGCCAAGGAACGCAGGACCGAGACCGGGTTCCTGCTGGAGGAGGAGCGCGATCTGCTGAACGCCCTCGACGAGCCGGACTGGCGGGCCGACCGGGCGCGGGTGACGAAGGTCGACCGGCTGCTGGCGCGCTGCGCGGCGCGCTATTTCCTCACCGCCAAGACCACCGGCAACCGGCCGCTCGACCCTGTGGCCCGGTTCCACCTCGGCAACGGCGCCAGGCTGGAGCGCATCAATGCCGGCGCCGACCTGTCGGAGGCGGGCCTTGCCCAGTCGCACGGGGTGATGGTCAACTATCTCTACGATCTCGGCCGCATCGAGGAGAACCACGAGGCCTATGCCGAGCGCCGGGAGATCGTGGCGAGCCCGCCCGTCCGCAAGCTGGCGGAGGCCCGGGCCTGA
- a CDS encoding DUF2218 domain-containing protein, whose product MPVSLADIATAHASRYLQQLCKHWSHKFAVTFDERSGTVPFSEEAALTLSANGDVLSLKLDASADRLPTLEEVVAEHLKRFAFREELHIDWQPVG is encoded by the coding sequence ATGCCGGTATCGCTGGCCGACATCGCGACGGCACATGCCAGTCGCTACCTGCAGCAGCTCTGCAAGCACTGGAGCCACAAGTTCGCCGTCACCTTCGACGAGCGCTCGGGAACGGTGCCCTTCAGCGAGGAGGCGGCGCTGACCCTCTCCGCCAACGGCGACGTGCTCAGCCTCAAACTCGACGCCTCGGCCGACAGGTTGCCGACGCTGGAGGAGGTGGTGGCCGAGCATCTCAAGCGCTTCGCCTTCCGCGAGGAACTGCACATCGACTGGCAGCCGGTGGGCTAG
- a CDS encoding enoyl-CoA hydratase yields MASYETIIVETRGKVGLITLNRPKALNALNSQLVGEVNAVLDGFDKDPAIGCVVITGSEKAFAAGADILEMKDKTYPESYLEDFITAWDRVAQRRKPIIAAVAGFALGGGCELAMMCDFILAADTAKFGQPEIKLGVMPGAGGTQRLTRFVGKSKAMEMCLTGRMMDAAEAERVGLVSRVVPAADLVEEAVKVASQIADMSMPTVMMTKESVNRSYETTLAEGIRFERRVFHAMFAMADQKEGMAAFAEKRKPGFKNR; encoded by the coding sequence ATGGCCAGCTACGAGACCATCATCGTCGAGACCCGCGGCAAGGTCGGGCTGATCACGCTCAACCGCCCCAAGGCCCTGAACGCGCTGAACAGCCAGCTCGTCGGTGAGGTCAATGCGGTCCTCGACGGCTTCGACAAGGACCCGGCCATCGGCTGCGTCGTCATCACCGGCTCGGAGAAGGCCTTCGCGGCCGGCGCGGACATCCTGGAGATGAAAGACAAGACCTATCCCGAGAGCTACCTCGAGGACTTCATCACCGCCTGGGACCGCGTCGCCCAGCGCCGCAAGCCGATCATCGCGGCGGTGGCGGGTTTCGCCCTCGGCGGCGGCTGCGAGCTCGCCATGATGTGCGACTTCATTCTCGCCGCGGACACGGCGAAGTTCGGCCAGCCGGAGATCAAACTGGGCGTCATGCCGGGCGCCGGCGGCACGCAGCGGCTCACCCGCTTCGTCGGCAAGTCCAAGGCGATGGAGATGTGCCTCACCGGCCGGATGATGGATGCGGCGGAAGCCGAACGTGTCGGCCTCGTCTCGCGGGTGGTGCCGGCGGCAGACCTCGTCGAGGAGGCGGTGAAGGTCGCCTCCCAGATTGCCGACATGTCCATGCCGACCGTCATGATGACCAAGGAATCGGTGAACCGCTCCTACGAGACGACCCTCGCCGAGGGCATCCGCTTCGAGCGGCGGGTGTTCCACGCCATGTTCGCCATGGCCGACCAGAAGGAAGGCATGGCCGCCTTCGCCGAGAAGCGGAAACCGGGTTTCAAGAACCGCTAA
- the coaA gene encoding type I pantothenate kinase codes for MPASLAAAALVEPPNGNPSPYRVFSRAEWAEKRADTPMTLMPEEVTKLRSFTDQLSIEEVEAIYLPISRLLSFYVAAQQKLSRASQSFLGARDVKIPFVIGVAGSVAVGKSTTSRVLQALLSRWSNTPKVDLVTTDGFLFPNAHLEREGLMKKKGFPESYDTKALLRFLAAVKAGERHVRAPVYSHLVYDVVPGGTVEVDRPDILIVEGLNVLQTGRAPREGKAIPFVSDYFDFSIFIDAEEEVLERWYLDRFMRLRETAFRDPQSYFRRYAEKSDFEAMKTALALWYGINLVNLRDNILPTRHRAKLILKKADDHKIESVSLRRV; via the coding sequence ATGCCCGCAAGCCTCGCCGCCGCCGCCCTGGTCGAACCCCCCAACGGCAATCCCTCGCCCTACCGCGTCTTTTCGCGGGCCGAATGGGCCGAAAAGCGCGCCGACACGCCGATGACGCTGATGCCGGAGGAGGTGACCAAGCTGCGCTCCTTCACCGACCAGCTCTCCATCGAGGAGGTCGAGGCGATCTATCTGCCGATCTCGCGCCTGCTGTCGTTCTATGTCGCGGCGCAGCAGAAGCTCTCGCGCGCCTCGCAGTCCTTCCTCGGCGCGCGCGACGTGAAGATTCCCTTCGTCATCGGCGTCGCCGGCTCGGTGGCGGTCGGGAAGTCGACGACCTCGCGCGTCCTCCAGGCGCTGCTGTCGCGCTGGTCCAACACGCCGAAGGTCGACCTCGTCACCACCGACGGCTTCCTCTTCCCCAACGCCCATCTCGAGCGCGAGGGGCTGATGAAGAAGAAGGGGTTTCCGGAGAGCTACGACACCAAGGCGCTGCTGCGCTTCCTCGCGGCCGTGAAGGCCGGCGAGCGGCACGTCAGGGCGCCGGTCTATTCGCACCTCGTCTACGACGTGGTGCCGGGCGGCACGGTGGAGGTCGACCGTCCGGACATCCTCATCGTCGAGGGGCTGAACGTGCTGCAGACCGGCCGCGCCCCGCGCGAGGGCAAGGCCATTCCCTTCGTCTCGGACTATTTCGACTTCTCCATCTTCATCGACGCGGAGGAGGAGGTGCTGGAGCGCTGGTATCTCGACCGCTTCATGCGGCTGCGCGAGACGGCCTTCCGCGACCCGCAGAGCTATTTCCGCCGCTATGCCGAGAAGTCGGATTTCGAGGCGATGAAGACGGCGCTGGCGCTGTGGTACGGCATCAACCTCGTCAATCTGCGCGACAACATCCTGCCGACCCGCCACCGCGCCAAGCTGATCCTGAAGAAGGCGGACGACCACAAGATCGAGAGCGTCAGCCTCAGGCGGGTGTGA
- a CDS encoding phosphoribosyl-ATP diphosphatase, producing the protein MSSFQLSDLEAIVARRAEAPPAESYTAASLAKGPSHCARKFGEEAIEAIIAATEGDHGGLVAESADVLFHLMVVWKARGITLDEVMAELARRTSQSGHAEKASRPKTS; encoded by the coding sequence ATGAGTTCCTTCCAGCTCTCCGACCTCGAGGCGATCGTCGCGCGGCGTGCCGAAGCGCCGCCCGCCGAGAGCTACACGGCCGCCTCGCTCGCCAAGGGGCCCTCCCACTGCGCCCGCAAATTCGGCGAGGAGGCGATCGAGGCGATCATCGCCGCGACCGAGGGCGACCATGGCGGGCTGGTGGCGGAGAGCGCCGACGTGCTCTTCCACCTCATGGTCGTATGGAAGGCGCGCGGCATCACTCTCGACGAGGTAATGGCCGAGCTCGCCCGCCGCACGTCCCAGTCGGGCCATGCCGAAAAGGCGTCGCGTCCGAAGACCTCCTGA
- a CDS encoding GNAT family N-acetyltransferase yields the protein MTFFAWRPMTAADLPAVAAIASEVHPDFPEDDAVFAERQRLFPAGCRVLAGAGGLAAYVVSHPWEAGSCPPLNTLLGALPQPASTWYIHDIALLPATRGTGAAGEIVDTLKVEALGAGLQELSLVAVNGSAGFWRRMGFVETGGAGVASKLASYGSGARYMICRPG from the coding sequence ATGACCTTTTTCGCCTGGCGGCCCATGACGGCGGCTGACCTGCCGGCGGTCGCCGCCATAGCGTCTGAGGTGCACCCCGACTTTCCCGAGGACGACGCGGTCTTCGCCGAGAGGCAGCGGCTGTTTCCGGCGGGGTGCCGGGTGCTGGCCGGGGCGGGGGGGCTCGCCGCCTATGTGGTCAGCCATCCGTGGGAGGCGGGGTCCTGCCCTCCGCTCAACACGCTTCTCGGGGCGCTGCCGCAGCCGGCCTCCACCTGGTACATCCACGACATCGCGCTCCTCCCCGCCACCCGTGGAACAGGAGCTGCGGGCGAGATCGTCGACACCCTGAAGGTTGAGGCGCTCGGTGCCGGGCTGCAAGAGTTGAGCCTGGTGGCAGTCAACGGTTCGGCCGGCTTCTGGCGGCGCATGGGCTTCGTCGAAACCGGCGGCGCGGGCGTCGCGTCCAAGCTCGCGAGCTACGGCTCCGGCGCCCGCTACATGATCTGCCGCCCCGGCTGA
- a CDS encoding CHAD domain-containing protein encodes MRPVAEAHDLALAAGAHARAAGRLLASEKDQVAAVHLARRHIKRARSLLRALRPLARPAVERENGFLRAFAHTLAPLRDAHALEEAARSVGARGHGSARGDRVDLAALGQALQKQARVIGRLAPKDAPRHYLAKAVARAYGKARRAFRAYELEPGEEPLHEARKRIKDCLHLVEALDEVRPRGARPKAGKLDRLGELMGAIRDLDLLARRLDGSEGGRAKRARIQARHTRLEREVARTGEKTFAAKPAAVEKSWRKAGP; translated from the coding sequence GTGAGGCCGGTCGCGGAGGCCCATGATCTGGCACTGGCGGCGGGGGCCCATGCCCGCGCCGCCGGACGCCTGCTCGCCTCCGAGAAGGATCAGGTGGCGGCGGTGCATCTCGCCCGCCGCCACATCAAGAGGGCTCGCAGCCTGCTGAGGGCGCTCCGGCCGCTGGCTCGCCCGGCGGTGGAGCGGGAGAACGGTTTCCTGCGCGCCTTCGCCCATACGCTGGCGCCGCTGCGCGACGCCCATGCGCTGGAGGAGGCGGCCCGCAGCGTCGGCGCCCGCGGCCACGGGAGCGCGCGCGGCGATCGGGTCGATCTCGCGGCCCTCGGCCAGGCGCTGCAGAAACAGGCGCGGGTGATCGGCCGGCTGGCCCCGAAAGACGCGCCCCGGCACTATCTCGCCAAGGCGGTGGCGCGGGCCTACGGCAAGGCGCGCAGGGCGTTCCGCGCCTACGAGCTGGAGCCAGGCGAGGAGCCGCTGCACGAGGCGCGCAAGCGCATCAAGGACTGCCTGCATCTCGTCGAGGCGCTGGACGAGGTCCGCCCGCGCGGCGCCCGGCCCAAGGCGGGCAAGCTCGACCGGCTGGGCGAGTTGATGGGCGCCATCCGCGACCTCGACCTGCTGGCGCGCCGGCTGGACGGCAGCGAGGGGGGGCGCGCCAAGCGGGCCCGTATCCAGGCCCGACATACCCGGCTGGAGCGCGAAGTGGCGCGCACCGGCGAGAAGACTTTCGCCGCCAAGCCCGCCGCGGTGGAGAAGAGCTGGCGCAAGGCGGGGCCATGA
- the msrA gene encoding peptide-methionine (S)-S-oxide reductase MsrA: protein MFGFRKKLSLPTAAEALPGRATPLPTAERHFVNGRPLKGPYPEGMETLVVGLGCFWGAERKFWQLPGVFVTAVGYAGGVTPNPTYEEVCSGLTGHNEVVLVVYDPAQVSTEQVLATFWESHDPTQGMRQGNDVGTQYRSGIYTSTEAQRAAAEASKAAYGRALAAKGYGPITTEIVPVPAFYFAEDYHQQYLAKNPHGYCGLGGTGVSCPIGTGVAA, encoded by the coding sequence ATGTTCGGATTCAGAAAGAAGCTCTCACTGCCCACCGCCGCCGAGGCCCTGCCCGGCCGCGCTACCCCGCTGCCGACGGCCGAGCGGCATTTCGTCAACGGCCGGCCGTTGAAGGGGCCCTATCCCGAGGGGATGGAGACGCTGGTCGTCGGCCTCGGCTGTTTCTGGGGCGCCGAGCGCAAGTTCTGGCAACTGCCCGGCGTCTTCGTGACGGCGGTCGGCTATGCCGGCGGCGTGACGCCCAACCCGACCTACGAGGAGGTCTGCTCCGGCCTCACCGGCCACAACGAGGTGGTGCTGGTCGTCTATGACCCGGCGCAGGTCTCCACCGAGCAGGTGCTGGCCACCTTCTGGGAGAGCCACGACCCGACCCAGGGCATGCGCCAGGGCAATGACGTGGGCACCCAGTACCGGTCGGGCATCTACACCTCGACCGAGGCGCAGCGCGCCGCGGCGGAGGCGTCCAAGGCGGCCTATGGCCGGGCGCTCGCGGCGAAGGGCTACGGCCCGATCACCACGGAGATCGTGCCGGTGCCGGCCTTCTATTTCGCCGAGGACTACCACCAGCAGTATCTGGCGAAGAACCCGCACGGCTATTGCGGGCTCGGCGGCACCGGCGTCTCCTGCCCGATCGGCACGGGGGTCGCGGCGTGA
- a CDS encoding PetM family of cytochrome b6f complex subunit 7: MIRLPLRIAGFLVIAAGFVALVIDGTRSIAGQRLIATDVSEVWRSVHAASLTQIEAWLRGAAPDWVWDPVALVLLGLPAAAVGLALGALMMWLGRSREPQIGVIGRR, translated from the coding sequence ATGATCCGCCTTCCGCTGCGCATCGCCGGTTTCCTCGTGATCGCCGCCGGCTTCGTGGCGCTGGTCATCGACGGCACGCGGTCGATCGCCGGGCAGAGGCTGATCGCCACCGACGTGTCGGAGGTCTGGCGCTCCGTCCATGCGGCGAGCCTCACACAGATCGAGGCCTGGCTGCGGGGCGCGGCGCCGGACTGGGTCTGGGACCCGGTCGCACTGGTGCTGCTCGGGCTGCCGGCCGCGGCGGTCGGCCTGGCGCTCGGCGCGCTGATGATGTGGCTCGGCCGCAGCCGCGAACCGCAGATCGGCGTCATCGGGCGGCGGTAG